AGGAAATTATTAAATGTAACTAAAAAAGCTTTATATATTGGAATAGAAAAGGCTGTTATTGGTAATAGGATAGGTGATATATCCCATGCAATTCAAACTTATGTTGAGTCTCAAGGTTTTTCTGTAGTTAGAGATTTTGTAGGACATGGAATAGGAAGAAAAATGCATGAAGCTCCTCAAGTACCTCATTTTGGGAAACCAGGTAGAGGACCTAGACTTATGGAAGGTATGGTAATTACTATAGAACCTATGGTGAATGTGGGCAAGTATAACTGTGTTATAGATGATAATCAGTGGACAGCAAGAACTATTGATGGAAAATTATCAGCTCAATATGAACATACATTAGCTATAACAAAAGATGGACCTTTAATATTGACAGACCAGGAAAATATATAGTTAATTCAAAAAAAATTAATCAAAATACAGTTTCTTTTAGAGGAATTTTGCTTTGTTTTTAGCTATAAATAGTATTAGAATTATGTTAATAATCTAACTCCCAGTGAGAGGGGAAACGCAATAAAGAGATAAGTATATATAACATAAGATACAGTTAAAAATGTAACTAGAATATTAGATAAAATGAGCTCGGGAATAGAACTTAATTAGCAATTCTATTAAAAGGTCATTGATGTTATTTAGGAATAAGAACAAAAGTATGACTTTAATTACATTGAAAACATGATAAAAATAGTATACTAGAAATAGGGGAAATTATAAGCATTTATTTTTAAATTTTTAAAAATATATAAAAAATGAATTATACACATAAGGAGTGGATATTTATGACCCTTAATATAGGGAAAGAGTTTATGGAGAAAACAAAATATCAATATTTAGATGAAACAGATCAGCAGAAAGGATTGCCTCAACCTCCATTGGAGCTAGAATACGATAGCAATTCAACTATTATTGATTTACCATCAGTAGAAAATATCGAGGTAAAAAACATAGACTTAAGGGAAGCAATTCAAGAGAGAAAAAGTTTAAGAAAGTATAGTGATAAACCTTTGACTATAGAAGAATTATCCTATCTTTTATGGTGTACTCAAGGGGTAAAAAGGATTGTTTCAAGACCAGCAACTATAAGAACTGTGCCTTCAGCAGGAGCTAGACATTCTTTTGAAACTTATCTTCTTATAAATAGGGTTGATGGTATAAAACCAGGTATCTATAGATATTTAGCTATTGAACATAAATTAATAGAAATTAATACAGAAGCTAATATAGGAGAAAAAGTAGCTCATAGTTGTTGTAGGCAGATGTTTATAGCCGATAGTGGAGTGACTTTTATATGGAGTACAGTAATATATAGGATGAAGTGGCGATATGGAGAGAGGGGATATAGATATGTACATCTAGATGCAGGTCATGTATGTCAAAATCTATATTTAGCTGCACAATCTATAGATTGTGGAGTTTGTGCAATTGGAGCTTTTGATGACGATGAATTAAATAAACTGATAGGATTAGATGGAGAAGAGCAATTTGTTGTCTATCTTGCAACAGTAGGAAAAAGATAGAGTAAATGAGGGAGATATTTTAGTATTATCTTATTGTATAATGGATAATCATGTGCATCTTTTAATTAATGCTGATTTAGATTTAATGGCAGATGCATTAAAACTGACAAATATTAAATCTGCATAGTTATTGGTTAATACAGTTAACTAAATTATCCCATAGGAGAATAGCTGAAATAGTAGGTATAAGTAGAGGAAAGGTACATAATATTGCAAAAAAATTGTAATGATATAATTGGTATGATTTTTTTAGTTTGACTATTATAAATTAAAATATGCTAATTTGTAACTATTGTAGACGTGATTATAGACGTGCAGAAAGATCCGTCCCTCATGCACGCCCACTTCATGCACGTCTATAAGTTTTCTTTACTATATTCTTTAAATACACCACTAGAAAATCTTTTAAGTACAAGTATCATTCTTACAGCCATATCTATAGTAACGGCGATCCATGCGCCAGCAAGTGCCATATTTAATAAATCTGCTAATATATATCCTATTCCTAATCTTATACCCCACATGCCAATTGCACTAGCATACATAGCATATTTTGTATCTCCTGCACCTCGTAAAGCACCAGCGATGACAAAGTATATAGCAGTAAAGGGTTGTGAAAAAGCTAATATTTTTAAAGCATTTTTACCTAATGCAATAACTTGTGCATCTTTAGTAAAAATTCCTATCGCATATTGTCCTAAGAAGAAATAAATAACACCAATTAGTGACATCATTATTGTACTAATAATGGTTGATTGACGTGCTGCTTCTTCTGATAATTCGGGTTTTTGTGCCCCTATCCCTTGCCCTACAAGAGTAGTTGCGGCCATTTGAAATGCCATTGCGGGAACAATTCCAAGACCATCAATGTTTATTGCTATTTGGTGTGCAGCAAACATTATAGTACCAAATCCTGCAATTAGTCGTGCAAATAATAATGCACCACCTCTCATAATCAATTGCTCTATTGCTGCCGGGATTCCAATGTTTAATACACTTTTTATTATATCAGGTTCAAAGCGGTATGAATCATGGATAGATATATGAATATACTTATCTCGTGAATATACAGCATGTAATGTAATAGCAAAAGCTACTAATCTAGAGAAAGATGTAGCTATTGCTGCACCTGCTACCTCTAATCTTGGAAATCCAAGTTTACCGTTTATTAACACCCAGTTCATAAATATATTGATAATATTTGCTACAATGTTTGAGATCATAGGTGTTATCATATCACCTACACCTCTTAAAGAAGCTGCTAATACCATATTGCCTACGGTAAATACTGTTCCAGCTATTATAATTTTCATATATATTGTTCCAGGTTCTAGTGTATCTACATCTGCACCCATTAGTTTTATAATAAATCCTGAAGCAGGAATTCCTATTGCAGTTACAATAATTCCCATAATTAGTACAATTATGAAGGATTGTCTTGTTACACGACAAGCATAATCACGATTTCCTGCTCCCGCAGCTCTTGCAACAAGGGCTGTAGTTCCTACAACTAATGCACTAAAAACTGAAAATATTAACATAGTTGGTTGAGCTGCTAATCCAGTAGCAGCAATAGCCCAAGGACCTAAAGATCCTACTTGTATCATATCTATCATTTGAACTAACATCATAAGCCCAAATTCAAGCATAGCAGGTAAAGCTAATTTAAATATTGCTTTACGTACATCAGCGGATGTTTTAGCTTCTAAGAAAAAAGATATATCTTGATTATTATCTTTTAAGGACGCCATGAAAATCCCTCCTTGCCTTTAATATTTTAATTTTCTATAAATAAAAAAGAACTAAATATATTAAAATATATTTAGCCGGCTAACTATATGCATATGCATATATGTTATCATTAATAAAAGTAATAGTCAATATTATTTTTATATTTATAAGTTTTTTGATTTGTCTAGAGTAAAATTACAATAATGAATGGATATTTATTAGGAAGACTGGGATAAAATATGATATTTTATCCCAGTCTATGCTTTTCTTGCAGCAATTACATCTATTCCTAATCCTAATATATTTTTAATAACTATATCTCCTTTTTTAACAGGAGCGGATATTTCAGTAGAATTTAAAATCTTCATAATTTCCTCTACTTTGTTTTTGGGAACTATTCCCGTTGTCTTTACAGGCAAGTGTTGAATAATGCCATTTTTAAGTAATACATTTCCAGTTAAAATTCTAGAAGGTTCAGTTACTTCTTTTATTCCAAATTCAATTCCTTTACTGCAAGTATTTCCTTCTACAACATATCCAGAAGTAGTAGATTCATCTTTAGATATTATTAATTTACATCCTATGGGACATGCTTTACATTTTTTTATGGTTTTATTCATTATTACATTCACTCTCCTAAATAGTAGATTATTGTTGTAGTGTGTAAAAGTATGTATAAAAATATTTTAGCAAAAATCTTCAGCATAATATGAACTTCTAACAAGAGGTGCTGAGGCTACTTTTTTAAAGCCCATAGATAGAGCGATCTTTTTATATTCATTGAATTGTTCTGGAGTAATATATTCCACTACAGGGATGTGAGCTTTACTGGGTTGTAGATATTGACCTAATGTTAGTATATCACAATTTACTTCTCTTAACTTTTTAAATACATTTATTACTTGTTCTTTAGTTTCTCCTAATCCTAGCATCATCCCTGATTTAGTTTTTATATTAGGTTTAGTTTTTTTCACATAGTTAAGTAGTTCTATAGATCTTTCAAATACAGCCATAGGTCTAACTTTATCATATAGTTCAGGAACAGTTTCAACATTATGGTTTAATATGTTTGGTTCTGAATTTAATATAATATCTATTAATTTTTTATTTCCTTGCATATCTGGTATTAATAATTCTATAGTTACTTCTGGAGTAGTTTTTCTTATTTCCTCCACAACTTTTGCGAATTGATTAGCACCTTGATCTTCTAAATCATCTCTAGTAACAGAAGTAATAACTGCATGTTTTAAGCCTAGCTTGGAGACAGCTTTAGCAATTTTTTCTGGTTCCATTGGGTCTACTTCATCTGGTTTAGCTTTAGTTACATTGCAGAATGTACAATTTCTAGTACAATTTCTACCTAATATCATAAAGGTAGCAGTTCCTCGTTGAAAACATTCCATTCTATTAGGACAATTTGCTTCATCACATACTGTGTTAAGAGAAAGGTCAGAGATTAAATTTTGTACTTTTGTTGATACATTTCCTCCCTGCATTTTTATTCTGAGCCATTCTGGCTTTTTTATATACATTATTATCCCTCCATATCTGGTGTGATATCCATTAGATCTTTAATAAAGTTGTTAGTTGATAAGCCTTGAAT
This portion of the Keratinibaculum paraultunense genome encodes:
- the map gene encoding type I methionyl aminopeptidase, which gives rise to MIIIKTEQEIKKMKKAGELLAKTHKEIAKMIKPGITTYEIDQFVEEYLKKHNATPEQKGYYGYPYAICASINDEICHGFPRKEPLKNGDIVTIDMVVNLDGWLADSAWTYEVGDISDEARKLLNVTKKALYIGIEKAVIGNRIGDISHAIQTYVESQGFSVVRDFVGHGIGRKMHEAPQVPHFGKPGRGPRLMEGMVITIEPMVNVGKYNCVIDDNQWTARTIDGKLSAQYEHTLAITKDGPLILTDQENI
- a CDS encoding SagB/ThcOx family dehydrogenase yields the protein MTLNIGKEFMEKTKYQYLDETDQQKGLPQPPLELEYDSNSTIIDLPSVENIEVKNIDLREAIQERKSLRKYSDKPLTIEELSYLLWCTQGVKRIVSRPATIRTVPSAGARHSFETYLLINRVDGIKPGIYRYLAIEHKLIEINTEANIGEKVAHSCCRQMFIADSGVTFIWSTVIYRMKWRYGERGYRYVHLDAGHVCQNLYLAAQSIDCGVCAIGAFDDDELNKLIGLDGEEQFVVYLATVGKR
- a CDS encoding MATE family efflux transporter — translated: MASLKDNNQDISFFLEAKTSADVRKAIFKLALPAMLEFGLMMLVQMIDMIQVGSLGPWAIAATGLAAQPTMLIFSVFSALVVGTTALVARAAGAGNRDYACRVTRQSFIIVLIMGIIVTAIGIPASGFIIKLMGADVDTLEPGTIYMKIIIAGTVFTVGNMVLAASLRGVGDMITPMISNIVANIINIFMNWVLINGKLGFPRLEVAGAAIATSFSRLVAFAITLHAVYSRDKYIHISIHDSYRFEPDIIKSVLNIGIPAAIEQLIMRGGALLFARLIAGFGTIMFAAHQIAINIDGLGIVPAMAFQMAATTLVGQGIGAQKPELSEEAARQSTIISTIMMSLIGVIYFFLGQYAIGIFTKDAQVIALGKNALKILAFSQPFTAIYFVIAGALRGAGDTKYAMYASAIGMWGIRLGIGYILADLLNMALAGAWIAVTIDMAVRMILVLKRFSSGVFKEYSKENL
- a CDS encoding DUF1667 domain-containing protein produces the protein MNKTIKKCKACPIGCKLIISKDESTTSGYVVEGNTCSKGIEFGIKEVTEPSRILTGNVLLKNGIIQHLPVKTTGIVPKNKVEEIMKILNSTEISAPVKKGDIVIKNILGLGIDVIAARKA
- the lipA gene encoding lipoyl synthase, whose translation is MYIKKPEWLRIKMQGGNVSTKVQNLISDLSLNTVCDEANCPNRMECFQRGTATFMILGRNCTRNCTFCNVTKAKPDEVDPMEPEKIAKAVSKLGLKHAVITSVTRDDLEDQGANQFAKVVEEIRKTTPEVTIELLIPDMQGNKKLIDIILNSEPNILNHNVETVPELYDKVRPMAVFERSIELLNYVKKTKPNIKTKSGMMLGLGETKEQVINVFKKLREVNCDILTLGQYLQPSKAHIPVVEYITPEQFNEYKKIALSMGFKKVASAPLVRSSYYAEDFC